GCAGATACGCGACCGCCGAGTATCTGCGCGCGGCCGAGCGGCTCGGGTTGCCCGCCGAGCGCATCCCGCAGCTTCAGGAGGTCAGCGAGCTGCTGGAGCCGCTGACCGGGTTCCGCTACGTCCCGGCCGCGGGGCTGGTGCCGCTCAGGGAGTTCTACGGCGTCCTGGCGGACGGGCTCTTCCACTCCACGCAGTACATCCGGCACCACTCCACGCCGCTGTACACGCCGGAGCCCGACGTGATCCACGAGGTGATCGGGCACGCCAACGCGCTGGCCTCCGACCGCTACTCGCGGCTCTACCGCCTGGCGGGGGCGGCGGCCCGGCGGGTCGAGGGCAAGGAGGCGCTCGAGTTCATCTCGAAGATCTTCTGGTTCACGATGGAGTTCGGCGTGATGACGGACCAGGGCGAGCTGCGGGCGTACGGCGCGGGCATCCTGTCCTCGTACGGGGAGATCGAGGAGTTCCGGGGGATGGATATCCGTCCGCTGGACATCGCAGCCATGGGCACCACGCACTACGACATCACGAAATATCAGGACGTACTCTTCCGGGCGGAGTCGCTGGAGCACCTCGAGGACATCGTCGGGGACTTCTGGGCGACCTGCGATGACGAGGTCATCACCCGGCTAATCGCGGACGTTCGCTAAGGGCGGGCATCGGTTCGGCGGGATGTTCTATAGCGCACGCCCTATTTCCGGCTAGATTTCGCTTGATCGTCTTATTGTTACGTGTAGTGGGATATATCCCGATCGTCACGTAATGGGGGAGACGGTTGGGGTGGATGATGGGAGCAAGGAATCGGGTGGCCGTGGCCGCCGCCCTGCTGTTCATCGCGCAGGCCACCGCCTGCAGCACGTGTCAGGGCCTGACGCCGGTGAGCATGCCGACACCGTCCCCCTCGCGGCAGGCGGCACCGGTCGTTCCGGCGTCCGGCGCTGCCCCTCCCGCGCCGTTCCTGGCGGTGGTCCCGGCGCCTGTCTTCCCCGGCGCCGGGGCGCCCCGCGCCTCCGGAGGGGTGGCCGCCCGCCCGCGGAGGATTTTCTCCAAGGAGCTCAGTCGCAGCCTCGACGTGTTCCTGGCCGGATACGGCGGCAGGACCGCCGCCTCGGTGAGCGACCTGGGCACCGGCCGGCGCTACCACTACCACCACACCCTGCAGCTGCCGTCGGCCAACACCTCCAAGGTGAGCATCCTGACGGCACTGCTGCTCGGGACGCGCTGGCACGAGCTCGGTGAGCAGGCCAGGTCCGACGCGAGCGACATGATCCGCTTCAGCGACAACGAGGCGGCCGACCGGTTGTACGAGCGGATCGGGATGAGGCCCGGCCTGGCCAGTGCGAACCGCAGGTTCGGTCTCAGGCGCACCTACACTCCCGGCGGGTGGTGCGCGGCCCAGTACTGCTGGGGCGTCGCACAGACCACCGTGGAGGACCAGATCCGGCTGGTCAAGGCGCTGGCCACCGGTAGGAGCCCGCTGGCGGCCCCGGAGCGCCGCAAGGTGCTCGGGCTGATGGAGAAGGTGACCCCCGAGCAGAAGTGGGGGATCAGCGCGGGGGCGTGCGAGAGCGACCAGGTGTCACTGAAGAACGGCTGGCTGCGGCACGCGGCGAACGGGCGCTGGGCGGTCGCCAGCGCCGGGCTGATCCGCGGGCACGGGCACGACTACGCGGTCGCCGTCCTCACCGAGGACAGCCCGAGCATGGAGACGGGCATCGCCAGGATCGAGGGCGTGACCAAGCGCCTCATGGACGCCTTCAGGGGCGGGCGCGGCTGCGAGGCGACCGCGAACTGAGCGCCGGGTCCGTGAGTCGTTGATCCGCGGGCTCGCGGAACCGCGCGCCCGCGGGGGAGTACGTGTTACGTCGTTCTGTCGACCAGCCGGTAACCCACCCCCCGTACGGTCTGGATCAGCTGGTCCTCGGTGTCGCCCAGGCGGGCACGGAGGCGCTTGACGTGCACCGCGATGGTGTTGGTCGAGGTCGTGTCCGTGGAGTTCCAGACATGCCGCATGATCTGCTCCCGCGTCACCGTGCGGTGCGCGTTGCGCATCAGATAGTGCAGCAACTCGAACTCGCGCAGCGGCAGGTGGATGACCCTGCCGTCGACCCTGACCTGATAGGCGTTGACGTCGAGCTCCACCCTGCCGACCACGAGTGCCCTGCGGGCCCCGGACTCACCGGTGAACGCGGCGTGGATCAGGGGCAGCAACTCGGGCACCCGGTAGGGCCGGGCCACGCACGCGGTGGCTCCGGCCGCCAGCGCCTGGACGGCCTGCTGGGCGTGACCCTCGCCCACGCCGAGCAGGACGGGGATCACCCGCGTCAGCCGTACCGCGCGGACGAACTCCACCGCCCCTATGACCGGCAGCGAGGCGCTGACGAGAACGACGTCGGGTCGGAGCGCCCCGGCCTGCAACAGGGCCTGGGCGCCGTCGGTGACGCCCATGACCTGCACTCCCTCGCGTTCCAGGGCCGCGGCCAGGTCATGGACCATGGCCACCTCCGGATCGGCCACCAGCAGCATGGGCGCCGTCCGTGTGTCCCCGTCCACCTCTGGTGCCGTCTGCGGCTGGATCACCCGCATCCTCCAATATGGGTTAGCCGAAGCGGCCGGTGATGTAATCCTCGGTCCGCTTGTCGCTGGGGTTGGTGAAGATGCGGCTGGTCTCGTCGAACTCCACCAGGCGGCCGTGCCGCACGCCGGCCTCGTCCACCTCGGCGGTGAAGAAGGCCGTGCGGTCCGAGACGCGGGCGGCCTGCTGCATGTTGTGGGTGACGATGACGATCGTGTAATCGCGCGTCAGCTCCTGCATCAGGTCTTCGATCTTGGTGGTCGCGATCGGGTCCAGGGCCGAGCAGGGCTCGTCCATCAGGATGACGTCGGGCTTCACCGCGATCGCCCGCGCGATGCACAGACGCTGCTGCTGTCCGCCGGACAGGGAGAGGGCGTTCTGCTTGATCTTGTCCTTGACCTCGTCCCAGAGCGCCGCCTTGGTCAGCGCCTCCTCGACGATCTCGTCCATGTTGCCCTTGATCCCGTTGACCCGGGGACCGTAGGCGATGTTGTCGTAGATCGACTTGGGGAAGGGGTTCGGCTTCTGGAAGACCATGCCGATCCGGCGCCGGACCTCGATCGGGTCCACGTGGTCGCCGTAAAGATTCTCGTCGTGGTAGAGGATCTCGCCGGCCGCGCGGGCACCGGGGATCAGGTCGTTCATCCGGTTGAAGCAGCGGAGCACGGTGCTCTTGCCGCAGCCGGACGGGCCGATCATGGCCGTGATCTCGCGGTTGCCGATGGTCAGGTTGACCCCGCGCACCGCCTCGTAGTCGCCGTAGAAGACGCTGAGGTTGGAGACGGTGAAGACCGGGTCGAGGGCTTCGATGGTGCGGGGGACTTCGGGGCCGCGCACGTTCACGTTCGGCACGGAAATTCCAATCCCAATCTCGGACATTTCTTACCTCACCAGCGCTTCTGGTAGCGGTTACGGAGCCAGATGGCGACGGAGTTCATCAGGAGCAGGATCGCCAGCAGGATCACGATCGCCGCCGCGGCGAGGATGGCGAACTCCTCCTGGGGGCGGCTGATGAAGCTGTAGATCTGCAGCGGCAGGACGGTGAAGCTGCTCCAGACGCCCTCGGGGTTGAACCGGACCAGCGTCGCGGCACCGAGCATCAGGAACGGGGCGGCCTCGCCGATCGCGCGGGAGAGGGCCAGGATCGAGCCCGTCGCGATGCCCGGGATCGACGCCGGGAGCACCTGGCGGTAGATGGTCTGCCACTGGGTCGCGCCCAGTGCCAGCGAGCCCTCGCGGATCGACGGCGGCACCGCGCGGATGGCCTCGCGGGCGGAGATGATCACGATGGGCAGCACGAGCAGCGAGATGGTGACCGCGCCGGTCATGACGGTGAAGCCGAACTGCAGCCAGCGGGCGATGATGCCCAGGCCGAGGATGCCGTAGACGATCGAGGGAACGGCCGCCAGGTTGGAGATGTTCAGCTCGATCAGCTTGTTGTACCACTTGGTCCTGTCGGCGTACTCCTCGAGGTAGATCGCCGCGAGGATGCCGGTGGGCAGGGCCATGATCGCGGTCAGCCCGATGATCCACAGGGTGCCGAAGATGCCCGACTGGATGCCGGACGTCTCCGGGCGGCGGATCGAGGGCTGGTTCTCCCACAGCATCGAGTTGAGCCGCGGCCAGCCCTCCTCGACGACGTAGACCAGCAGCATGGCCAGGAACAGGAGGGCGATCGCGAGGCTGGCCAGCAGCGCGATGCGGAAGAGGTGTTCCTTGAGGGGGCGCCCCTTGCTGGCCAGTTGCACGGCCGAGCGGGGGGTGGAGAGGATGGCCATCAGTCGTAGACCTCGCGATACTTCTGGACCATGCGGGCGCTGAGGTAGTTCATCGCGAAGGTGATCACGAAGAGCAGGGACCCCACCGCGAAGATGGTCTTGTAGGCGATCGAGCCGACCGAGGCGTCGCCGGAGCCGGCCTGGGCGATGAAGGCCGCCATCGTGGCCATCTCGTTGCCCGGGTAGAGCGTGAAGACGGATTTGAAACCGCCGGCGATCGCGACGATCATCGTCTCGCCCGCGGCCCGGGAGACCGCCAGGATGACGGCGGCGACGATGCCGGAGAACGCGGCGGGGACGACGACGCGCACCGAGGTGAGCATCTTGGAGGCGCCGAGGGCGTACGAGCCCTCGCGCAGGCCGTTCGGCACCGCGGCCATCGAGTCCTCCGACAGCGACGCGACGATCGGGATGATCATCACGCCGACCAGGAGGCCGGCGGCGAGCGCGTTCTTGCCGTCCAGGTCCAGGAAGGGGAGGACGTCCCTCAGCAGCGGGGTGACGAAGGTGAGGGCGAAGAAGCCGAAGACCACCGTCGGGACGCCCGCGAGGACCTCCAGCACCGGCTTGAAGATCTTGCGGGTCCGGTGGGAGGCGTACTCCGACAGGTAGATCGCGGCGGCCAGGCCGAGCGGCACGGCGACCACGATGGCGATCAGAGTGATCTCCACGGTGGCGACGATGAGCGGCCACACGCCGAACGCCGGCGGGTTGAACAGCGGTCCCCAGCTGGTGGAGCCGAAGAACTCACCCAGGCTCACCGAGGCGAAGAACTCGATGGTCGGTTCGAGGAGCGCGATGACGATGCCGATCGTGGTCGCCACCGACACCATCGCCGCGGCCAGGAGAATGGCCTTGATGACGAACTCGCCATAACGCGGGCGCGACCGCGCCAGGGACCCCGGGGCCCCTGGAACGGTCGTGCGGTGCTGAGCCGACATCAGCCGGCGCTCTTCAGCGCGGTGATGTCAGCCTTGAGCTTGGCCTCCTGCTCGGGGTTGAGCGGGATGAACTTCGCGTCCTTGGCGATCGAGTTGATGTTGGCCGCGTAGTAGTCGAGGAAGGCCGCCACCTCGGGCCGCTTCACCGCGGCGGTGGAGGGGTAGACGAACAGCGGGCGGGCGAGCGGGGTGTAGGTGCCGCCCTGGGCCGCCTCGACGCTCGGGGCCACGCAGCCGCTGCCGGAGTCGATCTCGAGGGCCTTCAGCTTGTCGGCGTTCTCCTCGAAGTAGGTGAAGCCGAAGTAGCCCAGGCCGCCCTTGGCGCCCTCGACACCGGTGACGATGTCGTTGTCGTTCTCGCTCGGGCTGTAGTCCTTGCGGCTGGCGCCCTCCTCACCGTTGATCTCGCCGGTGAAGTAGTCGAAGGTGCCGGAGTCGGTGCCGGGGCCGTAGAGCTTGAGCTCCTCGGCCGGGAACTTGGCGTCGACGTCCTTCCAGGTCTTGACCTTGCCCTCGGCCGCCGGCTCCCACATCTTCTTGAGCTGGTCGGTGGTGAGGCAGGTGGCCCAGTCGTTCTCCTTGGGAACCACGACGGTCAGCGCGTCGGTCGCCACCGTGAGCTCGGTGAACTTGATGCCCTTCGCGTCGCAGGCCGCCTTCTCCTCGTCCTTGATCGCACGAGAGGCGTTCGAGATGTCCGTCTCGCCGGCGCAGAACTTCTCGAAGCCGCCGCCGGTGCCCGAGGTACCGACCGGCACCTTCACCTGCGGCTGCTCCTCGCCGAAGAGCTCGGAGGCCGCCTGGGTGAGGGGGGCCACGGTGCTGGAACCGTCGATCTTGATCTCGCCGCTCAGGGCCGCACCGGCACCCGCCTCGGCGGAGGGTGCGGTGGCGGCGGTGGTGCTGCCGTCACTGTTGGGCTTGGCGTCGCCACCACAAGCGGCCGCGAGCGATACGACGAGCGCGGCCGTCGCCACCGCGCTGAGGCGGCGCTGTCCACTGGTCACGGTATGTTCCTTCTCCGTAGTGAGATCCGTTCTCGATGCCTCCGATAAAAGTGGGGCAAAGTGAACGGAAGTGAAACGAGCCATGACCGTGGCCGGAAGAGGTAGGCCCACGGATGTGAATACCCGGACGTTAACGGAAGTTCGACCGCGGTTTCCGGTCCCGCAGGCCCGGTGGGCAGGGCCTTGGGGGTTCCCTGGTCTGGGGATGACCCGGTGGGAGGGCCCTGCCGCCGGAACGTTCCCGTTTCCGGTCACCATCGCGCGGACTTGCCGATCTGTTCATCTTCCCGACATCCGGCGGAAGGTAACGCGGCCGGATCTCCGGCGCGGCCAGGAAGGGAGAGGCGGCGAGCTCTGGGCGGGAAGGCGGCGAGTCTCCAGGTGGGGGGCGAGTTCTGAGCGGGAAGGGCGGACGAGCTCTGGGAGGCGGTGAGTCTCCGGGCGGAGGCGAGCCTTGAGCGGGAGGGGGCGAGCCTCTAGGGGCGAGTCTCCGGGCGGGGCGGGCCCTAGGCGGGAAGGGTGAGCGGCCCGCTGCCGAGGCGTTTGAGGACCTCGCCGTGCAGGGGGCCGTTGCTGCACAGCAGGCTGCCGCCGTTGATGTCGGGAACGCCCGACAGGTCGGTCCAGATGCCGCCGGCCTCCTCGACGATCACGGTCAGCGCCGCGATGTCCCAGGGGGAGAGCTCCGGCTCCGCCGACACGTCGGCCGCGCCCTCGGCGACCAGCATGTGTGACCAGAAGTCGCCGTAGGCACGGTTACGCCAGACGGAACGGTTCAGGTCGAGGAACGCGTCGAGTTTCCCGGCCTCCTCCCAGCCGCCGATGCTGGAGTAGGAGAACGAGGCGTCCTCGAGGCGGGTGACGGAGGAGACCCGGCACCGCGTGGCCTTGGTGAGGCTCTTGCCGGTCCAGGCGCCGCTGTCGCGGGCGGCCCACCAGCGGCGGCCGAGCGCGGGGGCGGAGACCAGGCCCACGACGACGCGGCCCTGGTCCATCAGGGCGATGAGCGTGGCCCAGACGGGCACTCCGCGTACGTAGTTCTTGGTGCCGTCGATCGGGTCGATGATCCACGAGCGCTCGCCACGGCCGCTCGCGCCGAACTCCTCGCCGATGACGGCGTCGCGCGGTCGGGCCCGGCCGAGAGCGGAGCGGAGCGCCTCCTCGGTGGCCTGGTCGGCGTCGCTCACCGGTGTGAGGTCGGGTTTGGTCTCCACCCGCAGGTCCATGGACTTGAACCGGCGCATGGTCAGATCGTCGGCCGCGTCGGCCATGACGTGCGCGAGGCGAAGATCGTCGTTGTAACCCGTCACGGGGGGCAACGCTATCGCGTCGACGGCCGAATGGCGGAGATCGGGGAGTAAGCGGAACAATCGTGTCGCGTCCCACCAGGCCGGGATACCGCGTGAAACATCCGTTGGCATCGGTGTTACCCGCGAGTAGCATTCCGGTATGACCTTTGACGTGGGTGACTTCATGCTACAGAGCGTCCCGTTCGCCAGGACGCTGGGCATCTCGTTCGACAAGGTGGAACCGGGCTTCGCCGTCGCCCGCATGGCCGACCGGGCCGAGCTGCACAACCACGTGGGAGGCCCGCACGCCGGAGCCCTGTTCAGCGTCGCCGAGACGGCCTCCGGCGCCGCGATGCTCTCCACCTTCGGCGACCAGCTGTCACGGGCCACCCCGCTGGCCAAGAGCGCGGCGATCCGCTACCTCAAGCTCGCGAGGGGCGAGGTCGTCGCGGAGGCCCGCCTCCGGGCGTCCAGGGAGGAGGTCGTGGCCACGCTGGACGCGGGAGAGCGCCCGGAGTTCGACGTCGCCGTCGAGATCAGGACGGCCGACGGCACCCTCGTGTCCGAGATGACCGTCGCCTGGGCCTTCCGGCTGAACAGCTGACGCCGTGGCGGACCGCTGAGGCTCCGGAACCGCCGCCGCCCTATCGACGGCGGCGGCGACGGCCACGCGGGCGCCGGCGCGTCGCGACGAACCTCGCGCTCCCGCTCATCCGCTCCGCTCCCCGGTCCGATCATCGAAGCGTCCTGACGACCAGGTCATCGAAGCGTCCTGACGGCCAGGTCGCCGGAACGTCCTGACGACCAGGTCACCGGGGTGTTCTCACGACTGATCGTCGTCGGAGGCGCCCTCACGGCTGGCGAGCAGGCGGCGCAGGGAGGTCAGCCGGGTCGGGTCGGCGTGTCCGGCCGCCACCCAGGCGTCCAGGGCGCACTCGTCGGAGAGGTGGTTACAGCCCTTCGGGCACTGGACGGTGCCTTCGATCAGGTCGGGGAAGCCCGCCAGGACCGTCTCCACCGAGACGTGGGCCAGACCGAAGCTGCGCACCCCCGGGGTGTCGATGATCCAGCCGCTCTCCGGCAGCTCCAGGGCGACGGCCGAGGTGGAGGTGTGCCGGCCCCGGCCGGTCACCGCGTTCACGTGTGAGACGGCCCGGTTGGCGTCCGGCACCAGGGCGTTGACCAGTGTCGACTTGCCCACCCCCGAATGGCCGACGAGCACGCTGATCCGGCCCTTGAGGCGTTCCCGTACCTCTTCCAGGCCGCCCCCCTTCTGGACCACCACGTACGGGACCCCGAGGGGGTCGTACAGCGAGACGAGCTCGTCGGGCGAGGCGAGGTCGGACTTGGTGAGGCAGAGCAGCGGATCGATGTCGGCGTCGAAGGCCGCGACCAGCATCCGGTCGATCATGCGGGGCCGGGGCGGCGGATCGGCCAGTGCCGTCACGATGACGAGCTGGTCGGCGTTGGCGACCACGGGGCGCTCGATGCCGTCGGTGTTGTCGGTGTCGTCGGCGGAGCGGCGGAGCATGGAGGTGCGGGGCTCCACCCGCACGACGCGGGCCAGCGTGTCGGCCATGCCGGAGACGTCGCCCACCAGGGCCACCCGGTCGCCGACCACGATGCCCTTGCGGCCCAGCTCGCGCGCCTTCATGGCGACCACGACCCTGCCGCTCATCGCGGCGCCCTCCGCGTGGTCCTTCTTACGACGGCGGCCCTTCTCGCCCGCCGACTCGACCAGGCACGTGTAGCGCCCGCGGTCGACGGCGACCACGAACGCCGGGATCGCGTCCTCGTGGGCAGGGCGAATCCGGGTCCGGGGCCGGGATCCCTTGCCCGGCCTGACCCTGACGTCGTCCTCGTCGTACTCGCGCTTTCTCAGTTTCTCCGCCTTGTCCGGCCCGGTGTGCCCCCGAGGAGGGCCGCGGGGCCTGCCGGCCGATCGTCCATCACCGCGCGCCGCGCAGCATGCCCGCCCACATGGAGGCGAACTCGGGGAGGGTTTTACCCGTGGTGGCGATGTCCTCCACCTCGACGCCGGGCACGGCCAGCCCGATCACGGCTCCGGCGGTGGCCATCCGGTGGTCGGCGTAGGAGTGGAACACCCCGCCGGTGAGCGGGCGGGGCCTGATCTCCAGACCGTCCTCGGTCTCGTTCGCGTCGCCGCCGAGGCCGTTGATCTCGGCGACCAGGGCGGCCAGCCGGTCGGTCTCGTGCCCGCGGATGTGGGCGACACCGCCGATCCTGCTGGGCGAGCTCGCGAGGGCGGCCAGCGCGGCGATCGTCGGGGTCAGCTCGGCCACGTCGCGCAGGTCCGCCTCGATGCCGGTGATCCGCCCGGTGCCGGTGACCGCCAGCCCCTCGGGCGTGTGCTCCACCGAGGCGCCCATGCCGGCCAGCAGCGTACGGAGCTGGTCACCCGGCTGGGTCGTCCGCGCGGGCCAGTCGGGGATGGTGACCGTGCCGCCGGTCACCATGGCGGCGGACAGGAAGGGGGCCGCGTTGGACAGGTCGGGCTCCACGGTGAAGTCCCTCGCCCCGATGGGGCCTGGCTCGACCCGCCAGACGTCGGGCTCGGAGTCGTCCACCGTGACACCGAACTCGCGGAGCATCTGGACGGTCATCCGGATGTGCGGCTGCGAGGGGATCGGCGGGCCCTCGTGGCGTACCGTCACGCCCTTCTCGAAGCGCGCCCCCGCCAGCAGCAGGCCGGAGAGGAACTGCGACGAGCCGGACGCGTCGAGCCTGACCTCGCCGCCGGCCAGCGGCCCTCTCACCGTGAACGGCAGCGCGTCGCCCGTCACCTCGGCGCCGAGGGCGCGCAGCGCGCGCAGGATCGGGCCCATCGGGCGCTTGCGGGCGTGCGGGTCGCCGTCGAAGAAGACCTCGCCCGCGGCCAGCGCCGCCATCGGCGGCACGAAGCGCATGACCGTGCCCGCCAGCCCCACGTCGATGCGGGCCCCGCCGGTGACGGGACCGGGCGTGATCGCCCAGTCGACGCTGGAGGCGCTCTCGTTGGAGGGGGCCATCGTCGCGCCCAGCGTCCGCAGCGCGTCCGCCATCAGGTCGGCGTCGCGGCTGCGCAGCGCCAGGCGTACCGTGCCGGGTCCGTCGGCCAGCGCGGCGAGCAGCAGCGCGCGGTTGGTCACGGACTTCGACCCGGGCAGGGGGACGGTCGCGCGGACGGGTTCGGTCGCGGTCGGTGCGGGCCACAGCGGAGCGGACATGGGCAAAAGCCTACCGGTGCCCGCCCCGCGCCGCCCGTCCGTGCTCCGCGCCGCCCGTCCGTGCGAGCCGCCCGTCCGTGCTCCGGAGGGGACAGGGGGCGCGGGGCGGCAAGATCGGAAAACGGGGTTGGGCGCTCCCCGGCGTGGCGTGGCGTGGCAAAGTGGAGATATGTGCGGGAGATACGCGTCTGCGCGGGGCAAGCAGGAGTTGCTGGAGGAGTTCCAGGTCGAGCTCGACGGAGCGCCCGACGAGGAACTCGGGCCCGACTACAACGTCGCGCCCACGAAACCGGTGTACGCGGTGATGAGCCGGGTGCCGAAGGCCGAGCCGGACGGCCGGCCGGTCCGGCAGCTCCGCGTGGTTCGCTGGGGGCTGGTCCCCGCCTGGGCGAAGGACCCGTCCATCGGATCCAAGATGATCAACGCGCGGGTGGAGACGGTGGCGGAGAAGCCCGCCTACCGCAAGGCGTTCGCGGAGCGCAGGTGCCTGATCCCCGCCGACGGTTACTACGAGTGGGCCGTGCTGGACGAGAAGGACGCCAAGGGGAAGCCGAAGAAGCAGCCCTACTTCGTCCGTCCCGCCGACGGCGGCGTGATGGCCATGGCGGGACTGTACGAGTTCTGGCGGGACCGGGGCCGGGCCGACGACGACCCGCTCTCGTGGCTGGTGACCTGCACCGTCATCACGACCGACGCCGTGGACGAGGCGGGCAGGGTGCACGACCGGATGCCGATGCTGATCGAGCGCGACCGCTGGGGCGAGTGGCTCGACCCCGGGGTGCCCGACGCGAAGGGGTTCCTGATCCCGGCGGGCTCCACGGGGCTGGAGATCCATCCGGTCTCCACCGCCGTCAACTCGGTGCGGAACAACAGCCCGGAGCTCGTCGAGCCGCTGAAGGAGGCGTAGGGCGGGGGCCGGGCGCTCTTCCGAAAACGCCGGGTGATCCGGTGTAAAACCATCGCCAAGTGGGCATCCGGTGTGAAAGCGGTGCCTCGTGGCGAGGTGGCGAGGTCGCCGTCACAGAGCCACCCCCTTGCGCCTGACGGGAGAGTCGGGGATCCCCTCACAGGCCGCCCCCGCTTCCCGGAGGTGCGGATTCGTGGATGTCGCGACCGCGCGCGAGCGCCTGAAGATCATGCTCGCCGAACTCGACCGGTCCATCGGAGTGCTCCGCGG
This region of Streptosporangium sp. NBC_01495 genomic DNA includes:
- a CDS encoding SOS response-associated peptidase is translated as MCGRYASARGKQELLEEFQVELDGAPDEELGPDYNVAPTKPVYAVMSRVPKAEPDGRPVRQLRVVRWGLVPAWAKDPSIGSKMINARVETVAEKPAYRKAFAERRCLIPADGYYEWAVLDEKDAKGKPKKQPYFVRPADGGVMAMAGLYEFWRDRGRADDDPLSWLVTCTVITTDAVDEAGRVHDRMPMLIERDRWGEWLDPGVPDAKGFLIPAGSTGLEIHPVSTAVNSVRNNSPELVEPLKEA